Genomic segment of Streptomyces sp. NA02950:
AGTTAGAACACTAATCCTCGTCAAGATACTTTTCTTCGATGCCGCCGTACGATGCGGAGATGACCTCGATGCCCGCTAGCGAGCGGCTGGGCTCCCACCTCAAGCGAGCCGAGCAAGCGCTGAACGCGACCAAGCACGCCGTGCTGAAGCCCGCCGGTCTGACCGTTCCGCAGTACGCGGCGCTGCTGCACCTGTCGGAGAACCCGGGCATCTCGGCCGCCGCGCTGGCGCGGGCGTGCATGGTGACCCCGCCGACGATGAACACGCTGCTGAAGAACCTCCAGGAGCGCGGGCTGATCGAGCGCACTCCGCACGAGTGGCACAGGAACGTCCTGGAGACCCGGCTGACCGAACGGGGCCAGGAGGTGCTGGCCGACGCGGACGCCCGTGCGGTGCGGGTGGAGCGGGGGCTCTCCGCCGAGTTCGGCGAGGAGGAGCGGGAGCGGCTGGTCGCGCTGCTGGGGCGCTGTGTGGACTATCTGGAGTCGGTCCGCCCGCGCTGAGGCGGTACGCCGAGGCGGTTCCGGATGACGGGCCGAGCTGCGATGATCGCTCGCGACAGGTTCACGGTCGTTAACCGGGAGGGTTTCCGATGGGCGAGCAGCTCAGTGAGGTGCGGTACGGCGAATGGGTCGCGGTCCGGCGCCACGGTCCTGTGGCGGAACTGGTCCTGGACCGGCCGAAGGCCATGAACGCCGTGTCCTCCGAGATGGCGCGCTGTATCGCCGCGGCCTGCGCCGCCCTGTCGGAGGACCGGGACGCCCGGGTGGTGGTGCTGACCTCCACCCATGAGCGGGCCTTCTGTGTCGGCGCCGACCTCAAGGAGCGCAACTCCCTCACCGACGCCGAGCTGGTGCGCCACCGGCCGGGCTCGCGCGCCGCGTACACCGGGGTGCTGGAGCTGCCGATGCCGACCGTCGCCGCCGTGCACGGCTATGCGCTGGGCGGCGGCTACGAGCTGGCGCTGTCCTGTGATGTGATCGTCGCCGACTTGACCGCCGTGGTGGGGCTGCCCGAGGTCTCGGTCGGGGTGATCCCGGGCGGGGGCGGCACCCAGTTGCTGCCGCGC
This window contains:
- a CDS encoding MarR family winged helix-turn-helix transcriptional regulator — protein: MTSMPASERLGSHLKRAEQALNATKHAVLKPAGLTVPQYAALLHLSENPGISAAALARACMVTPPTMNTLLKNLQERGLIERTPHEWHRNVLETRLTERGQEVLADADARAVRVERGLSAEFGEEERERLVALLGRCVDYLESVRPR
- a CDS encoding enoyl-CoA hydratase/isomerase family protein codes for the protein MGEQLSEVRYGEWVAVRRHGPVAELVLDRPKAMNAVSSEMARCIAAACAALSEDRDARVVVLTSTHERAFCVGADLKERNSLTDAELVRHRPGSRAAYTGVLELPMPTVAAVHGYALGGGYELALSCDVIVADLTAVVGLPEVSVGVIPGGGGTQLLPRRVGAARAAELIFSARRVPAEEARELGLVDRLTGEGEDRAEARELARRMAANSPVGLRAAKRALRLGHGLDLKAGLEAEDAAWRTVAFSGDRAEGVAAFNEKRTPDWPGE